A genome region from Salvelinus alpinus chromosome 26, SLU_Salpinus.1, whole genome shotgun sequence includes the following:
- the LOC139554303 gene encoding mucin-1: protein MVLPSANLLRITQCILIFAISGSLCSVTPAGMSTTPTKDTVFLMGIQITNRVFNDSLLNPNSEDYKKMYGEVSQLLADVYMSPASGTASTYEGVATMTFRNGSVIANTIIVFNTKAINRWVVMYDFVNHIQANPSASLQINTNDIECMYIVNP from the exons ATGGTACTACCTTCAGCTAACCTTTTGAGGATTACACAATGCATCTTAATATTTGCCATCTCAG GTTCCCTGTGTTCAGTCACTCCAGCAGGTATGAGCACCACCCCAACAAAAGATACGGTATTCCTGATGGGCATACAGATCACCAACCGGGTCTTCAATGACTCCCTATTGAATCCCAATTCTGAGGATTACAAGAAAATGTATGGCGAGGTCAGCCAATTG CTTGCTGATGTCTACATGAGTCCTGCATCCGGAACAGCATCCACTTATGAGGGTGTTGCAACAATGACTTTCAG AAATGGATCAGTGATAGCAAACACTATCATAGTTTTCAACACAAAGGCTATCAATCGATGGGTGGTCATGTATGACTTCGTGAATCATATCCAAGCCAATCCTTCTGCCTCTCTCCAGATAAATACAAATGATATTGAAT GCATGTACATAGTGAACCCCTGA